agagcaaaagaaaggaaCAGGTGCTGACATTTAGGATTTAGCAAATAATTGCCACATGCCAATATGCCACAGGTGCTCTATTGCTAACATGTAGACATGTGCACACAAAACCCTCCACCACCACTCTTGGAGACTCCTGTACTGCAGTGCACCAGCCTCTCCCCACAGATGGGCGGAATCTGAAAACAGGCAGCACTTTTCCAAGCCTCCAGCCTGTCCTCTTACACTTCACTTAACTCTTACTTTAGTCATCAAGCCTTCTTGGAGTTGAAATCCGGTAAAGAATACCTTTAACAACCCAcgtcccctctgctcctgcactcaGGAAGTTGCCTGGGCAGGCAGTGATTGTccaaaatatactttaaaatttATGAACAACAGGTGGGTAGCAGTGGTTGTTCATACAGCTACAGCATCATATCTTCATATTTAGAGACAAGTGCTCTGGTTCTAAAGTGAACTGCAATATCCCTAGatatttaggaaaataaaagccaaagcTAAGTTTTCTGCAAGACACACTACAGAACAGGATGCACACTTCCAAACCAGCTTCATGGCTACGCTAACAGCTGCAAGGGACCCAACCCATCACAGAGGCACAAGTGAAGAGGGGATAGGCTGTACCTGGCGCACACTGTGAGGTCTAAGTAACACAGCAGGAAAGAGTAAGAAGGCACAGAGGATGGAAAGTGTATTTAAATTCAGGCATACTCAAACATGGACTACCTGATAAGAGAAAAGGATCAGACAGGAAAACGTGTAGGGTCTGTGTGGAGCCTTAAGGGAATTACAGGTCACTGTCAAGAACCCATAGGGCTCAAACTCTGGAGAAAGCTTACAGAAATATCaaccttttctttccaaaccaAAACATACTCCACATGCAATCAGCAATGTTTTGAGGGAAACCTGAAGTGCCTGTTTCCATTGTACATTTATGCATTATGAGCCGTGGCCCTGAAAGCTACATCTAATGACCACTTCACACTAAGGGTGTTGATCAGGGATTAACAAATAAGGAATAGGAAGCAAGTAAGTCTCTATGACAACtgcataaaaaaaccccaacaaaacccacTTGAGTATTCCTGCTATAGTTAGACCAGctgcattttgttgtttttcagagAACAAGTAGAACTTTGGTAGCAATCAATTCTAAAGTGCCTTATGCTTCTTAATTCCTGTGCAAACTCTGCTATAGAGGCAGAAGGATATTTCAAGAGTGTTAAGATGCTCAATCACATAATAACACATAACACAGCAAGGTGGTTCCAGTTATTTTCTCTGGGATCACCCACAGTACAAAAGTGATGGCAGAGACCATGTTTGTAGATTTTCCTCTGCACTTCATTTCTCTTTCGTCCACTTCTGTAATATAAGCATTATGAGACAGATCCAGTTTCCCATCAGGGCCTAGTGTTCCCCAGTGAGAATAAAGAACATGAGAAAGGAGGATCTATATCAGATGGTGGTCACTGTGGTCTTTCTGGTTATGCCAGGAAGAAACAGGCTGGCAGGTTCTGAAACCACTATTTTCTTCCAAACGCTTTTGCTCTGATACTGTCTCATTGCATAAAGGTGGTGAgtgcagttatttttaaaagaggcTTCTCAGCATAGTTACCAGGCAGTGAAAACACTACCATTTCCCATGGCAGTCCTTCTGGAATGCATTGATCAAACAACGCAAAGATCCAATCCTTCCTTTCCTCTACTCGCCAAAAGGCCTAATCCCCTGTGTCAGAAGGGCTTTCTTCCTCCTGGCTGAGGAAGGCTTATTCCTCTGTGGAACTGGGAACTTCTCAGTGCCAGTTGATCACAGCAAACAGGAGAAGGAGTGAAGCTGGTCCTTTCTCGTGCAGCTCAGTCAGGACTTCAAGCCCATTTTTTCCATCATCTGTTCATACACTGTCCACGCCATTGCTGCCATCAGAGTGCGCCTGAGGGCTCGGGGCACACCACCTCGGAAAAAGCCAACCAGCCCAAAGTCCTGCAACAGCAGATAAACAGCAATTCATCCCAATCTGCCTGGAGGGTTTTAATTTCTCATCATTCATAACATGGAAGAGCACAGGATGTATTTCAGCTCAGACCCAGATCAGTCTCTGAAAGACCCGGGCTTAAATAGTGTTTACGAAGAACCTGTAGCATTGCACTTTTGCAGGGCtacccaggaaagcagagagagcagtgagtggaaaaaggaagacaaagatGGAGACAACAGATAGGGAAAGCCATACTCAAGTCCAACAAAGATAAAGGCAAGGATGTAATAATTTTCAGACACTACAGGAAAATTACTAGTCTTTGCTTTAGAGCTTCATATTTACAAAAGTCTCTTAGCTATTCTGTAAAAACCTGGGATTTCTAAGTGCTGAAGTAAAAAACCCTTACAATTTGAATAAAAAAAGGTACATAAAAATGcatacagaaataaacagaTCACTGCGTAGGAATAGAGTTCAATATGGAAACAATGAATCTGCCAAGATCTGCTCTTCtgacagcaggaagggaaaggtGGGCTTTGACTATGTTTCCATCCTATTCCTGGGTAAAGACCTGAACATTTAGTTATCTTCTGATGTctaaagaggaaataattattttgtagGTAGTTTGTATCTGAAACCAGCATTTCCCCACTGCACTCTACAATCTTGGTCTACCATAGCATGACCCCCTTCATCATCTTGAAAATGCTGACACTGAATTGTCCAACTGCAAGAGCAGATGAAGCACTGACACTTGCTCACCTCCTTTAGAAGGCAACAACTTCCCCAGCATACGGTGTGCTTTGAGCAAGGGGATCAGAATTGTGGATGTGGTTGTGCATATCAGAAGGGATTCACCTCACCTTGTAGATAAAGGCAATGGCCTGGCTAGTCCTGTGGTACCTTTGGGGTGACAGCTGCATGTGTGTTTTGATGACATCAGCAGGCTGTGTTGCCAGAGAGGCCAAGATTCCCGCAAAGATCCCACAGCCAAAATTCAGCAAGGGCACGAGCACTGGATCCAGCTGGTCTGCaacagagcaaaacaaacacACTCAGACCCCATTCAGGCCAGGAACACTCATGCTGCGTGACAAAGTGAAAGCTATTGAATGATTAAATCAACATCAGAGCCTAAGAGATGTTAAGATCCATGCAGCTAGAGAAACCTTTCAAGAGGAAAAGTGACTACTAGTCAAAAGTTAGCACTATGGACAAGCCTCACTTGCTGGGTAACTGAATTTGAGGGAAaatcagtaaagaaaaaattgtacAAATATTGCCCCAGTGAGTTCCAATATCAGAGAAGCTCCAGTTTAGCAGGAAACTGAGAAGTATGCAAGACAAGGAGAAGCAGCAATCATTGCTTAAGACACCCTGTCTTTCAACTGTTCACTAACTCACTTATGCATCAGTCTTCATGAAAACAATCAATCAGTTTAGGGCCAGTCTCCATTTCTGCACCAACCTCAGCTATAGGTCTACAGCTCTCCACAGGCAAATGTGAGTGTGTGACCCAAAGCCCTACAGTGAGGGGACTAATTTAACTTCTGAGGTGGAGGGCAACAAGCAGAGCATGCAGGctgtcagctgcagagcaaGATCTGAGAAGAGGAACATTTTCCACTCCAGCCTCCAACATTCATCCTCACCCTGAGGTGTCAGGTTCTTGGTCTGTGTGTAGAACATCAGGTAGATGCCAGAGAAGGGCGCATCCCGCAGCAGCGTTGCCGTGAGCCCACTGAACATGCCACGAGCCCCTTCGGTCTGATAGATATTCTTCAGGGCTCCATACACACTCCCATAGCCAAATCTTCcactctgcaggagcagaaaaagGTCAGTCATCCACATGCCAGGCACAGGTGAGAAGCCCTACACACATCCTGAGGATATAATACCCAAACAAATGGCAATACAGAGGAAAACCCAAGGCAAAAACTGGGTTTCACTTACCTCAGCTTTAAAAGAATCCTTCAGGAAGCTAACATATGAAAGATGCTACACAAACATTGTATACAACTGAAACTTATAAACCTTAGGGTGAATTCTTGCCTAAATATAATTTCCTGCACAGTGTGTGAACTGAGGTGAAATCAGGACTACACTCCTGGCTGTAGCCAAGTGGCAGCTACCTTTTCCAGGCAGAAGGATTCATTTTGCATCACAAGGAAGGTCTGTGACATCATTTACAGGGGACTACTGGAAAGTCATACCTCATATCGGGTCTTCACTACAGTCACTGGCAGCAAGCAAATCCCAGAAGCTGCACGAGCGGTGGCACCCAGAAAGACAGACTCCAGGGCTGTGGGTGAACGGTCCACAAGAAACTTTTGCTTCATCATGTACAAAGTGCTGAAGTAAATCCCAACCCCAGGAATACATCTTGCAAAGGACTTCAGGAGAAACAGAAGcagatgaagaaagaaaaagcttacATAAGACAAGATATACTACAGAACTTTTCTGAGACTGTTAAACTTGACAGAAAGCTTTGTAGAAGACAAAAATATCACTACAGCTAACATGGCAAGGAAGGAAGATAAGGTAGAAATCATTCATGGCACTGACAGACAAGTGATTCAAATGATGCCAGGATTTAATGCACTCCTTAATGGCAGTTTTCTAGGAACAAGATattcaaaaccaaaatgaagttcctgcagctgccacaccACATTTGCAAAAGTATTCAAGTGTTCAGCTGCTCAGGAATGCCATAACCAATGTGAAATTCACAATATTAACTCCTTAAAATAGTACGTAATCTAAATCACATGATTTCACTCATAATTGTACAAGAGTTGGCTATTTAAATTCAGGCAGACATAATTAGCAATAAACAGtaagtttatttttctacttattTTTACAAGTCAGAGTTAAACCAGCCACTTActgcagagacacctttccAGAGCCCCAGAATACTCTCAGTACGAACAACCCTAAAGAGCAGCGTTACCAACCCAGCACGACCAGACCTGAAAGAAAGACAAGACAGGAACTGAAGAAATTACCTGCTTCTGCTCTTTGGCAGATATATTCAGCAGCCACCCCTTTTCACTCATATCTCTGTACACTCAGCACCTCAAAGATGCTCTTCCTCATTTCAGTCTGCTTTTCTTGGTCTTACTTGGAAGGAGGGCTTCTCCATCACCTTCTCACCATCTCACAGCTTGTAACACCCATCACCATTTTTAGTTGCTCATTCCCTTtgttagcagcagcagcttgtaAGTTGACTACACCAAGCTGCACTCATAAATAATTATCTGACAACcatacaggatttttttcaggcagAGGATACCCCATGAAGCTCCATGGTAGCCACTCCAGCAAACGCCAATCTCTCAGATGAGAACAAATGTTGAGGTTACAAGTTATTCCAGAGCAAAGTTATTACAAGTTATTCTGGAGCAAAATAACAATCCCTCTCCATAATACAAACTCATACCTCCACTTTTAGAAAGACTGATTTCCCAAATAACAACTCTGAACTCCAAGCCCCAGCCAGGAAATAAGGCAAAAGTCTATGGCAGAGCACCTCCAGGCCCCCCTGGCAGACACAACCCATTCCCTCTCACCTATTCACAGCAGGCTGCAGAGTTTGCAGGCGGGTTTTCAGCAGGTCAAGAGGCTGGAAGAGGAGCGTGGAACAAGTGCCACTGATGGAGCCACACACAAAGGCCTTTAGAACTGGATGCATCTGGAAGAGGAAGAATAGAACTTTAAGTGAGCATTTGATTAAGAATGGtacaaaaggaaatatttcagctgaTATGTTACATGTTATAGGAAGGAAGGTGAGCTGACCCCAGGTGCTAAGGACAGCTGCTTAGGGCACAAAAGCTTTTCCAGACCTTTTCTGAGGCTGATCAagttttatttgtgctttttggTCCCTCTGCTTCATCTGCGAGAATGTTCCAGAACCTCTTTGAAATTCGGT
The nucleotide sequence above comes from Oenanthe melanoleuca isolate GR-GAL-2019-014 chromosome 2, OMel1.0, whole genome shotgun sequence. Encoded proteins:
- the SLC25A38 gene encoding mitochondrial glycine transporter isoform X2, translated to MPGRDAEMHPVLKAFVCGSISGTCSTLLFQPLDLLKTRLQTLQPAVNRSGRAGLVTLLFRVVRTESILGLWKGVSASFARCIPGVGIYFSTLYMMKQKFLVDRSPTALESVFLGATARAASGICLLPVTVVKTRYESGRFGYGSVYGALKNIYQTEGARGMFSGLTATLLRDAPFSGIYLMFYTQTKNLTPQDQLDPVLVPLLNFGCGIFAGILASLATQPADVIKTHMQLSPQRYHRTSQAIAFIYKDFGLVGFFRGGVPRALRRTLMAAMAWTVYEQMMEKMGLKS
- the SLC25A38 gene encoding mitochondrial glycine transporter isoform X3 codes for the protein MHPVLKAFVCGSISGTCSTLLFQPLDLLKTRLQTLQPAVNRSGRAGLVTLLFRVVRTESILGLWKGVSASFARCIPGVGIYFSTLYMMKQKFLVDRSPTALESVFLGATARAASGICLLPVTVVKTRYESGRFGYGSVYGALKNIYQTEGARGMFSGLTATLLRDAPFSGIYLMFYTQTKNLTPQDQLDPVLVPLLNFGCGIFAGILASLATQPADVIKTHMQLSPQRYHRTSQAIAFIYKDFGLVGFFRGGVPRALRRTLMAAMAWTVYEQMMEKMGLKS
- the SLC25A38 gene encoding mitochondrial glycine transporter isoform X1, with translation MLWKASLPLLWAQDVDEQVDTLAIAMHPVLKAFVCGSISGTCSTLLFQPLDLLKTRLQTLQPAVNRSGRAGLVTLLFRVVRTESILGLWKGVSASFARCIPGVGIYFSTLYMMKQKFLVDRSPTALESVFLGATARAASGICLLPVTVVKTRYESGRFGYGSVYGALKNIYQTEGARGMFSGLTATLLRDAPFSGIYLMFYTQTKNLTPQDQLDPVLVPLLNFGCGIFAGILASLATQPADVIKTHMQLSPQRYHRTSQAIAFIYKDFGLVGFFRGGVPRALRRTLMAAMAWTVYEQMMEKMGLKS